The proteins below come from a single Actinomycetota bacterium genomic window:
- a CDS encoding branched-chain amino acid ABC transporter permease: MSFFLNQLIIGIQLGSQYVMVALGLTLIFGILDISHFAHGHLYMVGAYLLYILMVLVKVNYWLALPLCMIALALGGIIVERLVYRPLREQPHINTFIAAIGLILFLETMVRAIQPKSLSVPKPIDRVFSVGGVSMEAQRLIVIVGAALLVVLLHLFIKRTRLGTAIEAVAQDREGAALVGINVNRISLLTFAIATALAAAAAVLMAPLAFIAPEMGSVLILKAFVIVVLGGLGSMQGAIVGGYLLGVLEAMAIAYVSSAYKDVFAFAVLIIILAVRPTGLFRGRE; the protein is encoded by the coding sequence TTGTCCTTCTTCCTCAACCAGTTGATCATCGGCATCCAGCTGGGGAGCCAGTACGTGATGGTGGCCCTGGGGCTGACCCTCATCTTCGGCATCCTGGACATCTCCCACTTCGCCCACGGTCACCTGTACATGGTGGGAGCTTACCTCCTGTACATCCTCATGGTCCTGGTCAAGGTCAACTACTGGCTGGCCCTCCCCCTGTGCATGATCGCCCTGGCCCTCGGGGGGATCATCGTGGAGCGGCTGGTCTACCGTCCCCTTCGAGAACAGCCACACATCAACACCTTCATCGCTGCCATCGGGTTGATCCTCTTCCTGGAAACCATGGTCCGGGCCATCCAGCCCAAGTCCCTTAGCGTACCCAAGCCCATCGACAGGGTGTTCTCCGTCGGCGGGGTGAGCATGGAGGCCCAGAGGCTCATTGTCATTGTCGGCGCCGCCCTGCTGGTGGTCCTCCTTCACCTGTTCATCAAGAGAACCCGCCTGGGTACGGCCATCGAGGCCGTGGCCCAGGACCGCGAGGGAGCGGCCCTGGTGGGGATAAACGTCAACCGCATCTCCCTCCTGACCTTTGCCATCGCCACCGCCCTAGCCGCCGCTGCCGCGGTGCTCATGGCCCCCCTGGCCTTCATCGCCCCGGAGATGGGGAGCGTGCTCATCCTCAAGGCCTTCGTCATCGTGGTCCTGGGAGGCCTGGGGAGCATGCAGGGAGCCATCGTGGGAGGTTACCTCCTGGGGGTTTTAGAGGCCATGGCCATCGCCTACGTCTCCTCCGCGTACAAGGACGTCTTCGCCTTCGCGGTGCTGATCATCATCCTGGCCGTGCGCCCCACGGGGCTTTTCCGGGGAAGGGAGTGA
- a CDS encoding branched-chain amino acid ABC transporter permease, whose translation MPEKWKKATKPALLLAVLGLAVLLPWVGLEKYQLRVLTLALAWAIAAVSLNLILGYTGQASLAHGAFLGIGAYAFGIFAERLGWNFWPALLVAGLIPAALGFLVGLPSLRTKGPYFAIVTLCFNVIIFKVFENWTWLSGGYQGQRVPKPAFLEQRWARYYFILAALVVVLVVVRMIVKSLLGVTFMSIRSNENLAEAVGIDTFRYKLLSFTVSCFIVGLAGALLALENGHLDYTITSYTYSFNLLVYVLIGGAATLSGPVVGAVGLYYLLEYIEKVVGEYRYAIFGLLLIVVIIYFPRGVAGGVQQLWDRLKRWWAGRGAGEVVEG comes from the coding sequence ATGCCGGAGAAGTGGAAGAAGGCCACCAAGCCCGCTCTCCTCCTCGCCGTGCTGGGGCTGGCTGTCCTCCTGCCCTGGGTGGGACTGGAGAAGTACCAGCTGCGGGTACTCACCCTGGCCCTGGCCTGGGCCATCGCCGCGGTGAGCCTCAACCTCATCTTGGGCTACACCGGCCAGGCCTCCCTGGCTCACGGGGCCTTCCTGGGCATCGGCGCCTACGCCTTCGGCATCTTCGCCGAGAGGCTGGGCTGGAACTTCTGGCCGGCCCTCCTGGTGGCCGGCCTGATCCCCGCCGCGCTGGGCTTCCTGGTAGGCTTGCCCTCCCTACGTACCAAAGGACCTTATTTCGCCATCGTGACCCTGTGTTTCAACGTCATCATCTTCAAGGTCTTCGAGAACTGGACCTGGTTGTCGGGAGGTTACCAGGGACAGCGGGTTCCCAAGCCCGCCTTCCTGGAGCAACGCTGGGCCCGGTACTACTTCATACTCGCCGCACTGGTGGTGGTGCTGGTGGTGGTGCGCATGATCGTCAAGTCCCTGCTCGGGGTGACCTTCATGTCCATCCGGAGCAACGAGAACCTGGCCGAAGCGGTGGGCATCGACACCTTCCGCTACAAGCTGCTCTCCTTCACCGTCAGCTGCTTCATCGTGGGGTTGGCCGGGGCCCTCCTGGCCTTGGAGAACGGGCACCTGGACTACACCATCACCAGCTATACATATTCCTTCAACCTCCTGGTCTACGTGCTCATCGGCGGTGCGGCCACCCTCTCCGGGCCGGTGGTGGGCGCAGTGGGCCTCTATTACCTCCTCGAGTACATAGAGAAGGTGGTGGGGGAATACCGCTACGCCATCTTCGGACTCCTCCTCATCGTGGTCATCATTTATTTCCCCCGCGGCGTAGCGGGCGGGGTGCAGCAGCTGTGGGACAGGCTTAAACGGTGGTGGGCCGGACGCGGGGCGGGGGAGGTGGTCGAGGGATGA
- a CDS encoding ABC transporter ATP-binding protein — translation MLRVEGLTKMFGGLVAVNKVDFEVQEGSILGIIGPNGAGKSTLFNLISGILTPDGGRILFDGKNITGWKPYRVAQAGIARTFQTTALFEELPVYVNLIIGRRMRTRSGLWDVVLQTPRARREKREVVEKIGEVLAFTGLGEYANMPAGSIPQEAQKRLAIGVALMGDPRLLLLDEPTGGVGMGETDTIIDLIARIRDLGITVCVIEHKMRMMMSLADRIVVLNFGVKIADGLPQEVCENPEVIEAYLGECYA, via the coding sequence ATCCTGCGCGTGGAGGGCCTCACCAAGATGTTCGGGGGCCTGGTGGCGGTTAACAAGGTGGATTTCGAGGTCCAGGAGGGATCCATCCTGGGCATCATCGGCCCCAACGGGGCGGGCAAGTCCACCCTTTTCAACCTTATTAGCGGCATACTCACCCCCGACGGGGGACGCATCCTTTTCGATGGGAAGAACATCACCGGGTGGAAACCCTACCGGGTGGCCCAGGCGGGCATCGCCCGCACCTTCCAGACCACCGCTCTCTTCGAGGAGCTGCCGGTTTACGTCAACCTGATTATCGGCCGGCGCATGCGCACCCGCTCCGGCCTGTGGGACGTGGTCCTGCAGACGCCGCGCGCCAGGAGGGAGAAGAGGGAGGTGGTGGAGAAGATCGGGGAGGTGCTGGCCTTCACCGGCCTGGGGGAGTACGCGAACATGCCGGCGGGCTCCATCCCCCAAGAAGCCCAGAAGAGGCTGGCCATCGGGGTGGCCCTCATGGGGGACCCCAGGCTGCTCCTCCTGGACGAGCCCACCGGCGGGGTGGGCATGGGCGAGACGGACACCATCATCGACCTCATAGCGCGCATCCGCGACCTGGGGATCACGGTGTGCGTGATCGAGCACAAGATGCGCATGATGATGAGCCTGGCGGACCGCATCGTGGTCCTCAATTTCGGGGTGAAGATAGCCGACGGGCTGCCGCAGGAGGTCTGCGAGAACCCGGAGGTCATCGAGGCATACCTGGGTGAGTGCTATGCTTGA
- a CDS encoding ABC transporter ATP-binding protein: MLEMRDVFCSIGKHEVISGVSLKVEEGELVTLLGANGAGKSTLFKTISGLIKPVRGTISFQGEDITRSRPDQIVRMGVSLCPEGRKLFPRLSVRKNLMMGAYSHHRDREHVASALREVYELFPILEERSEQDAGTLSGGEQQMLAIARALMARPRLLLLDEPSLGLAPLVVTRIMETIKDINRRGVTIFLSEQNAGMALSISDRGYVLENGRIVLEGSAEELAGNEEVKRAYIGA; encoded by the coding sequence ATGCTTGAGATGCGGGATGTCTTCTGCAGTATCGGGAAGCACGAGGTCATCAGCGGGGTGTCCCTGAAGGTGGAGGAGGGCGAGCTGGTCACCCTGCTAGGGGCCAACGGGGCCGGGAAATCCACCCTTTTCAAGACCATCAGCGGCCTCATCAAGCCCGTGCGTGGAACCATAAGCTTCCAGGGAGAGGACATCACCCGCAGCCGGCCGGACCAGATCGTGAGGATGGGGGTGTCCCTGTGTCCCGAGGGGCGAAAGCTCTTTCCCCGCCTCTCGGTGAGGAAGAACCTGATGATGGGAGCCTACTCCCATCACCGGGACCGGGAGCACGTGGCCTCCGCCCTGCGCGAGGTATACGAGCTCTTCCCCATACTGGAGGAGCGCAGCGAGCAGGATGCCGGGACCCTGAGCGGCGGGGAGCAGCAGATGCTGGCCATAGCCCGGGCCCTCATGGCCCGGCCCCGGCTCCTCCTGCTCGACGAGCCTTCCCTGGGGCTGGCCCCCCTGGTAGTGACCCGGATCATGGAGACCATAAAGGACATCAACCGGCGCGGGGTGACCATATTCCTCTCCGAGCAAAACGCCGGGATGGCCCTCTCCATATCCGACCGGGGTTACGTGCTGGAGAACGGGCGCATCGTTTTGGAGGGCAGCGCCGAGGAGCTGGCCGGCAACGAGGAAGTGAAGAGGGCCTACATCGGGGCCTGA
- a CDS encoding response regulator transcription factor, translating into MEQRKKILIVDDDEELVRILSVNFMAEGYDVCAAFDGMSAVMQAHREHPDLVILDVRMPAGNGLNVVEKLRASTKTFNIPVLFLSALPYDELKEKAAQAGVIHYLTKPFDLDVLLGTVRKILGVGEDKPVLKVMGANHS; encoded by the coding sequence GTGGAGCAGCGGAAGAAAATACTCATCGTGGACGACGACGAGGAACTGGTGCGCATCCTGAGCGTCAATTTCATGGCGGAGGGCTACGATGTGTGCGCGGCCTTCGACGGCATGTCCGCGGTTATGCAGGCGCACAGGGAGCATCCCGACCTGGTCATCCTGGACGTTCGTATGCCCGCCGGAAACGGCCTGAACGTGGTGGAAAAGTTGCGCGCCTCCACCAAGACCTTCAACATACCCGTGCTTTTCCTGAGCGCTCTGCCGTACGACGAGCTGAAGGAAAAGGCCGCCCAAGCGGGCGTTATCCACTACCTCACCAAGCCCTTCGACTTGGACGTCCTGCTGGGAACGGTGAGGAAAATACTGGGAGTCGGAGAAGACAAACCGGTCCTGAAAGTGATGGGAGCAAACCATTCTTAG
- a CDS encoding cyclase family protein → MGRRLVDLSITIEDGLPSDPPAMIPRIMYMDHQAGAASMAEFFPGIDPEKDLPGGLGWAVEMVTLSTHSGTHLDAPWHYHPTMDRGKPALTIDEVPLEWCMGPGVVLDFRHLPDGYRVTASDVEEALARMDYRLKEGDIVLVMTGADKYWGKPEYLVKGCGMSREATLWILEHGVRVTGTDAWSWDRPLPLIARDFQETGDSSLIWEGHFASIEKGYCHIEKLANLDQLPPYGFTFFCFPVKVKKASAGWIRAVALIED, encoded by the coding sequence ATGGGCAGGAGGCTCGTGGACCTGAGCATAACCATCGAGGACGGGCTCCCCTCGGACCCGCCGGCTATGATCCCCAGGATAATGTACATGGACCACCAGGCGGGGGCAGCTTCCATGGCCGAATTCTTCCCGGGCATAGACCCGGAGAAGGACCTTCCCGGCGGGCTGGGTTGGGCGGTGGAGATGGTCACCTTATCCACCCATTCGGGGACCCACCTGGACGCTCCCTGGCATTACCACCCCACCATGGACCGCGGCAAGCCTGCGCTCACCATCGACGAGGTGCCCCTCGAATGGTGCATGGGGCCGGGGGTGGTCCTGGATTTCCGCCACCTACCCGACGGTTACCGGGTGACGGCCTCGGATGTGGAGGAGGCCCTGGCAAGGATGGATTACAGGCTGAAGGAGGGGGATATAGTCTTGGTCATGACCGGCGCGGACAAGTACTGGGGCAAGCCGGAATACCTGGTCAAGGGCTGCGGCATGAGCCGGGAGGCCACCCTCTGGATACTGGAGCACGGGGTCAGGGTCACGGGAACCGATGCCTGGTCCTGGGACCGCCCCCTCCCCCTCATCGCCAGGGATTTCCAGGAGACCGGGGATTCCTCCCTCATCTGGGAAGGACACTTCGCCTCCATCGAGAAGGGCTACTGCCACATCGAGAAGCTGGCCAACCTGGACCAGCTCCCGCCCTACGGCTTCACCTTCTTCTGCTTCCCGGTGAAGGTGAAGAAGGCCAGCGCGGGGTGGATACGGGCGGTGGCCTTGATAGAGGATTGA
- the dut gene encoding dUTP diphosphatase: protein MERIGGRGSGAVPLRIKRLRPDVELPSYAHPGDAGLDIRSAEDVVLRPGERALVSTGFTMALPEGYAAFVQPRSGLAARHGISIVNTPGLIDCHYRGEVKVILVNLGEEPFQVRKGDRIAQMVIQKVERVEVLEVEELEDTVRGEGGFGSTGL, encoded by the coding sequence CTGGAAAGGATCGGGGGCCGGGGCTCGGGCGCCGTCCCCCTGCGCATCAAGCGGCTCCGCCCGGACGTGGAGCTCCCCTCCTATGCCCATCCCGGCGACGCCGGACTGGACATCCGCAGCGCCGAGGACGTGGTCCTGCGGCCCGGCGAGAGGGCGCTTGTAAGCACCGGTTTCACCATGGCCCTGCCCGAGGGGTACGCCGCCTTCGTGCAGCCCCGGAGCGGGCTTGCTGCCCGGCACGGCATCAGCATCGTCAATACCCCCGGCCTCATCGACTGCCACTACCGGGGGGAGGTCAAGGTCATCCTGGTCAACCTGGGAGAGGAGCCCTTCCAGGTCAGGAAGGGAGACCGCATCGCCCAGATGGTCATCCAGAAGGTGGAAAGGGTCGAGGTCTTGGAGGTCGAGGAGCTGGAGGACACCGTCCGTGGAGAAGGTGGGTTCGGCTCCACCGGCCTGTGA
- a CDS encoding ABC transporter substrate-binding protein yields MKKSRFILIAVLIMALLVGLAMTLGGCGKEEEKKEAEEIQEGGTFNYCLVSDPVSLDPAQLQESQGIEVGKQIFDGLMDNDPKTMELVPAMAESYEVNEDATVFTFHLKKGVKFHNGRECTAQDFVYSWNRVCDPATASEVAYHMSAIKGFKEFNEDKTATSLAGVKALDDYTLEVTLEYPYADFVYHTAHPVFSPIPKEVVEQYGSENFSEHPVGTGPFKFLSWTHEQQIVVERFEDYYGENKPHLDRVVFKIYQDEETAYQDFKAGALHDAQIPQGQFEAAAAEYGERAIFKPMLGIYYYGFNMNTAPWKDNKALRQAFNYAVDRETLCNVVMEGQRVPATGIVPPGIPGYQADAMEYTYDPEKAKELLEEAGYPNGQGLPELTLGYNTGVGHDVIAQFIQSNLKDVGVSFKIEGYEWGTYLDLIQGEQITFFRLGWLADYPIMDNFLYPLFYSENAGVDNMTQYKNPEVDELLLKARSTPDEDERLELYRQAERLILEDAPIIPLMFYKTSRVYSDKVGGYMRTPDDLTPLELVYFKKTATTE; encoded by the coding sequence ATGAAAAAGAGCCGTTTTATCCTGATCGCTGTGCTGATAATGGCCCTCCTCGTAGGGCTGGCCATGACCCTGGGGGGCTGCGGCAAGGAAGAGGAAAAGAAGGAGGCGGAGGAGATCCAGGAAGGGGGGACTTTCAACTACTGCCTGGTATCCGATCCCGTGTCCCTTGACCCGGCCCAGCTGCAGGAATCCCAGGGTATCGAGGTGGGCAAGCAGATCTTCGACGGCCTCATGGACAACGACCCCAAGACCATGGAGCTGGTGCCGGCCATGGCCGAGTCCTACGAGGTGAACGAGGACGCCACCGTCTTCACCTTCCACCTAAAGAAGGGGGTCAAGTTCCACAACGGCCGGGAGTGCACGGCCCAGGACTTCGTCTATTCTTGGAACCGCGTCTGTGACCCGGCCACAGCCAGCGAGGTCGCCTACCATATGTCCGCCATCAAGGGCTTCAAGGAGTTCAACGAGGACAAGACGGCCACCTCGCTCGCGGGGGTGAAGGCCCTCGACGACTACACCCTGGAGGTCACCCTCGAGTATCCCTACGCGGACTTCGTCTACCACACCGCCCACCCGGTCTTCTCCCCCATCCCCAAGGAAGTGGTGGAGCAGTACGGGAGCGAGAACTTCAGCGAGCATCCGGTGGGCACCGGCCCCTTCAAGTTCTTGAGTTGGACCCACGAGCAGCAGATCGTGGTGGAGAGGTTCGAGGATTACTACGGGGAGAACAAGCCTCACCTGGACCGGGTGGTTTTCAAAATCTACCAGGACGAGGAGACCGCCTACCAGGACTTCAAGGCGGGAGCCCTGCACGACGCCCAGATTCCTCAGGGCCAGTTCGAGGCCGCGGCGGCGGAGTACGGAGAGAGGGCCATCTTCAAGCCCATGCTAGGCATTTACTACTACGGGTTCAACATGAACACAGCCCCGTGGAAGGACAACAAGGCCCTGCGCCAGGCTTTCAACTACGCCGTGGACCGCGAGACCCTGTGCAACGTGGTCATGGAGGGCCAGCGCGTGCCGGCCACGGGTATCGTGCCCCCGGGCATTCCCGGCTACCAGGCCGATGCCATGGAATATACCTATGACCCCGAGAAGGCCAAGGAGCTCCTGGAGGAGGCCGGGTATCCCAACGGCCAGGGCCTGCCCGAGCTGACCTTGGGCTACAACACTGGCGTGGGGCACGACGTGATCGCCCAGTTCATCCAGTCCAACCTCAAGGACGTGGGGGTCAGCTTCAAGATCGAGGGTTACGAGTGGGGAACCTACCTGGACCTCATCCAGGGGGAGCAGATAACCTTCTTCCGCCTCGGCTGGCTGGCAGATTATCCCATCATGGACAACTTCCTCTACCCGCTCTTCTACTCGGAGAACGCGGGAGTGGACAACATGACCCAGTACAAGAACCCCGAGGTGGACGAGCTGCTGCTCAAGGCGCGCAGCACCCCTGACGAGGACGAGAGGCTGGAGCTCTACCGCCAGGCGGAGAGGCTCATCCTGGAGGACGCGCCCATCATACCCTTGATGTTCTACAAGACCTCCCGCGTGTACTCCGACAAGGTCGGGGGATACATGAGGACACCCGACGACCTCACCCCACTGGAGCTGGTGTACTTCAAGAAGACGGCTACCACCGAGTAG
- a CDS encoding ABC transporter permease gives MLLFILRRFYQTVIVVIGVVLVISLLMASLPGDVARMRAPKGASEETLENIRKRFNLDKPWLSRLWIYLSGLPRLDLGESFTYKRPVMDIIGESLPWSVKLAIAAEIIIIIFGILAGVISAVSRYSFLDILVTISTSVLVAMPIYWIGRLMQLFFSQWLHWFPPSGAPPPGTGFWGSVPYYVMPATALAAVSTAYVARLARSSMLEVLRQDYIVTARAKGLSERKVIYKHALKNGLIPVVTYLGIDFGVLIGAAVLTEMIFNWPGVGHKLYYAVIQRDHTMVIGLVFILVLIFVAINLLVDISYAFLDPRIRLGESPEVT, from the coding sequence ATGCTTCTTTTCATTCTGCGCCGTTTCTACCAGACGGTGATCGTGGTCATCGGGGTGGTCCTGGTCATTTCCCTGCTCATGGCCTCTCTCCCCGGCGACGTCGCCCGCATGCGGGCCCCCAAGGGTGCCTCGGAGGAGACCCTGGAAAACATCCGCAAGAGGTTCAACCTGGACAAGCCCTGGCTTTCTCGGCTCTGGATATACCTCAGTGGCCTTCCCCGCCTGGACCTTGGAGAGTCCTTCACCTACAAGAGGCCGGTCATGGACATCATCGGGGAGAGCCTGCCCTGGTCAGTGAAGCTGGCCATCGCCGCGGAGATAATCATTATCATCTTCGGCATCCTGGCCGGGGTGATCTCCGCCGTGTCCCGCTATTCCTTCCTGGACATCCTGGTGACCATCAGCACCTCGGTGCTGGTAGCCATGCCCATTTACTGGATCGGGCGGCTCATGCAGCTCTTCTTTTCCCAGTGGTTGCACTGGTTCCCGCCCTCGGGAGCCCCGCCGCCGGGAACCGGCTTCTGGGGTTCCGTTCCCTATTACGTGATGCCCGCCACGGCCCTGGCCGCCGTGTCCACGGCCTACGTGGCGCGCCTGGCACGTTCTTCCATGCTGGAGGTGCTGCGCCAGGACTATATCGTCACCGCCCGGGCCAAGGGGCTCTCGGAGCGCAAAGTGATCTACAAGCACGCCCTGAAGAACGGCCTCATCCCCGTGGTCACCTACCTGGGCATTGACTTCGGGGTCCTCATTGGGGCCGCGGTCCTCACGGAAATGATCTTCAATTGGCCGGGGGTGGGTCACAAGCTGTATTACGCCGTCATTCAGCGCGACCACACCATGGTCATCGGGTTGGTCTTCATCCTGGTGCTCATCTTCGTGGCCATCAACCTCTTGGTGGACATCTCCTACGCCTTCCTCGATCCCCGCATCCGCCTGGGTGAATCCCCGGAGGTGACCTGA
- a CDS encoding ABC transporter permease, translating into MADRKRPEDYLPGKEHPEFLGPEIEEFEAELEKERVHGRTALWRDVWHRLRHNKMAMVGLAVIILLILVAVFAPFLAPYDPIEQVEIRTPGGVKQPPSGKHWLGTDGLGRDILSRLIYGSRISVEVGIVAVAISLLLGLFFGALAGYFGGWADSVIMRSADVFFAFPTVLGAIAIMTVLGPGLINVFIAIGVLGWATIARIFRGSILSVKENEYVEAARALGASHSRIIWRHIMPNAIQPIIVYATMSVGGAILAEAWLAFLGLGQQPPTPSWGNMLTEYLPFYNTHPWMMFIPGTAIVISVLAFILLGDGLRDALDPRLRGSI; encoded by the coding sequence ATGGCGGACCGCAAGAGGCCCGAGGATTACCTCCCCGGCAAGGAACACCCGGAGTTCCTGGGTCCGGAGATCGAGGAGTTCGAGGCGGAGCTGGAAAAGGAGAGGGTGCACGGGCGAACCGCCCTATGGAGGGACGTGTGGCACCGCCTGCGACACAACAAGATGGCCATGGTGGGGTTGGCCGTCATTATCCTCCTCATCCTGGTGGCCGTCTTCGCGCCCTTCCTTGCCCCCTACGATCCCATCGAACAGGTGGAGATCAGGACCCCGGGCGGGGTGAAACAACCACCTTCCGGCAAGCACTGGCTGGGAACGGACGGGCTGGGAAGGGACATCCTGTCGCGCCTGATATACGGGAGCCGCATCTCGGTGGAGGTGGGCATCGTGGCCGTGGCCATCTCCCTGCTCCTCGGCCTTTTCTTCGGGGCCCTGGCCGGTTATTTCGGAGGTTGGGCGGACTCGGTCATCATGCGCTCCGCGGACGTCTTCTTCGCCTTCCCCACCGTGCTGGGAGCCATTGCCATCATGACCGTGCTGGGCCCGGGGCTGATAAACGTCTTCATCGCCATCGGGGTGCTGGGCTGGGCCACGATTGCCAGGATCTTCCGGGGCTCCATCCTCTCGGTAAAGGAGAACGAATACGTGGAGGCGGCCAGAGCCCTGGGGGCCAGCCACTCCCGCATCATCTGGAGGCACATCATGCCCAACGCCATCCAGCCCATAATCGTCTACGCAACCATGAGCGTGGGCGGCGCCATCCTGGCCGAGGCCTGGCTGGCCTTCCTGGGCCTGGGGCAGCAGCCTCCCACGCCCAGTTGGGGGAACATGCTCACCGAGTACCTGCCATTCTACAATACCCACCCGTGGATGATGTTCATCCCGGGGACGGCCATCGTCATCAGCGTGCTGGCCTTCATCCTGCTGGGTGACGGACTGCGCGACGCACTGGACCCGCGCCTGAGGGGGAGCATCTGA
- a CDS encoding ABC transporter ATP-binding protein: MDGGRDILLDVRNLRTYFHTPAGVVKAVDDVSFRIRRGEALAVVGESGCGKTVTALSIMRLVPDPPGKIEGGEVIFEGRDLLRLSDAEMRRVRGNHIGMIFQDPMTSLNPVFRVGDQIREAVQLHLGLSRKEARERAVELMEMVEIPQARERYRMYPHEFSGGMRQRAMIAMALSCEPKLLIADEPSTALDVTIQAQIMELLGRLREEIGLSVMLITHDLGVVAGVAETVLVMYAGKVVEYAGVEEVYYRSRHPYAWSLMRSVPRLDEKRERLMTIGGSPPSLINLPPGCSFSPRCPFEQDVCREQEPLLSEVEEGHLSACHFATEFEDRAAEVLGA, encoded by the coding sequence ATGGACGGCGGACGCGATATCCTGCTCGATGTGCGCAACCTGCGCACCTACTTCCATACTCCCGCGGGCGTGGTCAAGGCCGTGGACGATGTCTCCTTCCGGATACGCCGGGGAGAGGCCCTCGCGGTGGTGGGCGAATCGGGATGCGGCAAGACGGTCACCGCCCTCTCCATCATGCGGTTGGTGCCCGACCCGCCGGGGAAGATAGAGGGCGGGGAGGTGATCTTCGAGGGGCGCGACCTTCTCCGGTTGAGCGACGCCGAGATGCGCCGGGTGCGGGGCAACCATATTGGAATGATCTTCCAGGACCCCATGACCTCCCTGAACCCCGTCTTCCGGGTGGGGGACCAGATACGGGAGGCGGTGCAGCTCCACCTGGGACTATCCCGCAAGGAAGCCAGGGAAAGGGCCGTCGAGCTTATGGAGATGGTGGAGATACCCCAGGCCAGGGAGCGTTACCGCATGTACCCTCACGAGTTCTCCGGCGGCATGCGCCAGCGGGCCATGATCGCCATGGCCCTCTCCTGCGAGCCCAAGCTGCTCATCGCCGACGAGCCCTCCACCGCCCTTGACGTGACCATCCAAGCCCAGATCATGGAGCTTTTGGGGCGCCTTAGGGAGGAGATAGGTCTCTCGGTGATGCTCATCACCCACGACCTGGGAGTGGTGGCCGGAGTGGCAGAGACGGTGCTGGTCATGTACGCGGGAAAGGTAGTGGAGTACGCGGGCGTGGAAGAGGTCTATTACCGCTCCAGGCATCCCTACGCCTGGAGCCTGATGCGCTCCGTTCCCCGCCTGGACGAGAAGAGGGAGCGCCTGATGACCATCGGGGGGTCTCCCCCCAGCCTGATAAACCTGCCGCCGGGTTGCAGTTTCTCACCGCGCTGCCCCTTCGAGCAGGACGTCTGCCGCGAACAGGAGCCGCTGCTTTCGGAGGTAGAGGAAGGTCACTTGTCCGCCTGCCACTTCGCCACCGAATTCGAGGACCGGGCCGCGGAGGTGCTGGGGGCATGA
- a CDS encoding dipeptide ABC transporter ATP-binding protein, producing the protein MTGGNGILLEARGLVKHFPLGKGLILSRLGGSVKAVDDVSLEVREGQTLGLVGESGCGKSTLARLILRLIKADRGEVLFEGRDILKLSHREMKVVRRSMQIIFQDPYASLNPRMSVGAIIMEPMVIHGEGTREERRRRAMELLSLVGLQPEHFARYPHEFSGGQRQRIGVARALALRPRLIICDEPVSALDVSIQAQVLNLLKELQEQFHLTYIFIAHDLSVVRYVSDEVAVMYLGKIVERAAHDELYGHPMHPYTLALLSAVPVPDPRRERERRRIILEGDVPSPINPPPGCRFHTRCWKKQEICSQVEPPLEEKVPGHRVACHFPET; encoded by the coding sequence ATGACCGGAGGAAACGGCATCCTGCTGGAAGCCCGGGGCCTGGTGAAGCATTTTCCGCTGGGCAAGGGCCTGATTCTCTCCCGGCTGGGGGGCTCCGTGAAAGCCGTGGACGATGTCTCCCTGGAGGTACGGGAAGGTCAGACCCTGGGCCTGGTGGGCGAGTCGGGGTGCGGGAAATCCACCCTGGCCCGCCTCATCCTGCGGTTGATAAAGGCGGACAGGGGCGAGGTTCTATTCGAGGGGCGGGACATCCTCAAGCTTTCCCACCGGGAAATGAAGGTCGTGCGCCGTTCCATGCAGATCATCTTCCAGGACCCCTACGCCTCCCTCAACCCGCGCATGAGCGTGGGGGCCATCATCATGGAACCCATGGTCATCCACGGCGAGGGGACCAGGGAGGAGCGCCGCCGCCGGGCCATGGAGCTGCTCTCCCTGGTGGGACTCCAGCCGGAACATTTCGCCCGCTATCCCCACGAGTTCAGCGGCGGCCAACGCCAGCGCATCGGCGTGGCCCGGGCCCTGGCCTTGCGACCGCGCCTGATAATCTGCGACGAGCCTGTTTCAGCCTTGGACGTCTCCATCCAGGCCCAGGTCCTGAACCTGCTCAAGGAGCTGCAGGAGCAGTTCCACCTCACCTACATATTCATCGCCCACGACCTCTCCGTGGTCCGTTATGTCAGCGACGAGGTGGCGGTGATGTACCTGGGGAAGATTGTGGAGCGGGCCGCCCACGATGAGCTTTACGGCCACCCCATGCATCCCTACACCCTGGCCCTGCTCTCCGCGGTCCCCGTTCCCGACCCACGCAGGGAGCGGGAGCGCCGGCGCATCATCCTGGAGGGAGACGTGCCCAGCCCCATAAACCCGCCCCCCGGATGCCGCTTCCATACCCGCTGTTGGAAAAAGCAGGAAATATGCAGCCAGGTGGAGCCGCCCCTGGAGGAGAAGGTCCCCGGCCACCGCGTGGCCTGCCACTTCCCGGAAACCTGA